The Acidicapsa acidisoli genome window below encodes:
- a CDS encoding TolC family protein, which produces MSCVLVSAAAAQQPPQTPAAATALANAPAPSLSLAQTPGSVPGSIPGSASPQDGPLYLSLQQVFQMALKNNLDIEIERVDQTIADQSIPLAKGGGLPRPINYTVADTPAGEAPAAVPLLSFSSPGLTPLSVDPITQTISSSYNTSRVLEGSHSLSLSPTPYSGGSPVPGFDAQLQGRYGWLRRNPAVSLLTLNPSAATPADTATTDNTLGDTLLTKGFSPGTTIQLGVNDFVQSFYSGRSSAVPFSHPNAYALIAQPLFRGAGHANNTRYIAIAKTNKKISAAVLEQQIIGTIAGVENLYVDLMSLQESVKVQEQALTAARLLLHNDQEQLNVGRMPPIEIARAQSLVTSSQLLLTQTISLRDQQQVVLRTLLDPHSLTSTPGNTSEIVATDALSPPETEPGTDTDAPLPELIRSAWEKRPDVQQARLQLTNGERQVASSANAARPEIDLYGSYESRGVVIPGLTAIGGDSLTGNAPTDPVPTGGSRSSTVYETGIQFSLPVQNRVAEANLGADKALLKQQQMRVTQLESQVAAEVRNAITALHAAKSAADAATEARELQTKLLDAAQESFQAGYTTNLALIEQQTYLAQAQTTEVIAKAAWLKASAQLDRVLGHTLEKSGISLKADRSGSPQH; this is translated from the coding sequence ATGAGCTGCGTGCTGGTATCGGCAGCGGCCGCGCAACAACCCCCGCAGACACCGGCTGCTGCGACAGCTCTTGCGAACGCACCCGCGCCTTCACTGTCGTTGGCGCAGACACCGGGGAGCGTGCCGGGAAGCATACCAGGATCGGCGAGCCCGCAGGACGGCCCGCTCTACCTGAGTCTGCAGCAAGTCTTCCAGATGGCGCTGAAGAACAACCTTGACATCGAGATCGAAAGGGTCGATCAAACGATCGCAGACCAGAGCATCCCGCTGGCAAAAGGCGGTGGATTGCCGCGTCCGATTAACTACACTGTGGCGGATACGCCGGCTGGCGAAGCGCCTGCGGCAGTGCCCCTGCTCAGTTTCTCGTCGCCCGGTCTGACCCCGTTGAGCGTGGACCCGATTACTCAGACAATATCCTCGTCCTACAACACAAGCCGTGTGCTGGAGGGGTCGCACTCCTTATCTCTCAGCCCAACCCCATATTCAGGTGGATCGCCGGTGCCCGGCTTCGACGCGCAGCTACAGGGCCGGTACGGATGGCTGCGTAGGAACCCGGCTGTCTCGCTTCTCACCCTCAACCCGTCAGCGGCAACGCCGGCCGATACAGCGACGACAGACAATACCCTTGGCGATACCCTTCTGACAAAGGGTTTCAGCCCGGGAACCACGATCCAATTGGGCGTCAATGACTTTGTACAGAGTTTCTACTCGGGGCGCTCCTCCGCCGTTCCCTTCAGTCATCCGAATGCTTATGCGTTGATTGCGCAGCCCCTGTTTCGAGGGGCCGGACACGCGAATAACACCCGTTACATCGCCATCGCGAAAACGAACAAGAAGATCTCCGCCGCGGTGCTGGAGCAGCAGATAATCGGCACGATTGCCGGAGTAGAAAATCTGTATGTCGACCTGATGAGCCTGCAAGAGTCAGTCAAAGTGCAGGAGCAGGCGCTGACCGCGGCCCGGTTGCTGTTGCACAACGACCAGGAGCAGCTAAACGTAGGACGCATGCCGCCCATCGAGATAGCACGCGCGCAGTCACTCGTGACGAGCAGCCAACTGCTACTCACCCAGACGATTTCCCTCCGAGATCAGCAGCAGGTAGTCCTGCGAACGCTGCTCGATCCGCACTCGCTCACGAGCACGCCGGGCAACACGTCCGAAATAGTGGCGACCGACGCGCTCTCGCCTCCAGAGACAGAACCTGGTACAGATACGGATGCGCCGCTTCCCGAGCTCATCAGGAGCGCATGGGAGAAGCGCCCCGACGTGCAACAGGCGCGCTTGCAGTTGACCAACGGCGAGCGGCAGGTTGCGAGCTCCGCGAATGCCGCGAGGCCTGAGATCGATCTCTATGGAAGCTATGAGAGCCGAGGGGTCGTAATCCCCGGACTGACCGCGATCGGTGGAGACAGCTTGACGGGCAATGCCCCTACAGACCCGGTTCCGACTGGAGGCAGCCGCTCCTCGACGGTGTATGAGACTGGGATACAGTTCTCCTTGCCGGTGCAAAACCGGGTGGCGGAGGCAAATCTGGGAGCAGATAAAGCGCTGTTAAAGCAGCAGCAGATGCGAGTCACGCAACTGGAGTCGCAAGTAGCTGCTGAGGTGCGGAACGCGATCACAGCCCTCCACGCAGCCAAAAGTGCTGCCGATGCCGCAACAGAAGCGCGAGAGTTGCAGACGAAGCTTCTCGACGCAGCTCAGGAAAGCTTCCAGGCAGGTTATACGACCAATCTCGCCCTCATTGAGCAGCAAACTTATCTCGCTCAGGCGCAGACTACGGAGGTCATAGCCAAGGCAGCGTGGCTGAAAGCATCGGCTCAGTTAGACCGCGTACTGGGACACACGCTGGAAAAGAGCGGCATTTCGCTCAAAGCAGATCGGAGTGGCTCGCCACAGCATTGA
- a CDS encoding efflux RND transporter periplasmic adaptor subunit yields MSTDVTSTLAAGNQHGAQPQQRRGRGIIWVLISVVVLALALLLGWLPHYKRNKEVNARAQQQRNALPIVQVQVAHTAASEQELTLPGTVTPLRSAHIYARVPGYLKARYVDLGDTVHKGQLLGVISAPDLDASVAQEAAAVQQSKDNVLTAQSTLRLQQATYARVHTLVLHGILSGQEDDTARAAVESAQSNLEAMESAVMGAQGALAHAQALADFEQLRSPIDGTITARNVEVGNLVSAVGAAQGLAAVPANSTGGPPTGGAQGGELFDVVDLGSLEVFVSVPEEDAPFVQTGQPVNLTFSELPGQTFAGKVIRSSDSLSQQSRTLLEEVQVNDVQHRLRPGMFASVQMHYRAPNRGILISGDSLLTMARGQFVPVVENNVIQMRPVNVGRDLGTQVYVNAGLQDGDLVVVNPNDAVKQGVRVSTRPAPVGQLGVSADPRAGGKSGNQGKRDQ; encoded by the coding sequence ATGAGCACAGACGTCACATCGACACTCGCGGCTGGCAACCAGCATGGGGCGCAACCACAGCAAAGGCGCGGCCGGGGGATCATATGGGTTCTGATATCGGTCGTGGTGCTGGCCCTGGCCCTGCTGCTGGGATGGCTGCCCCATTACAAGCGCAACAAGGAAGTGAACGCGAGAGCCCAACAGCAGAGGAACGCCTTGCCGATAGTGCAGGTCCAGGTTGCACATACCGCAGCTTCGGAGCAGGAACTGACCCTGCCGGGCACCGTGACCCCGCTCCGCAGTGCGCACATTTATGCGCGAGTCCCGGGGTATTTGAAGGCGCGGTACGTCGATCTTGGGGATACGGTGCATAAGGGCCAGTTGCTGGGGGTAATCTCTGCGCCGGACCTGGACGCCTCGGTCGCGCAAGAGGCGGCGGCTGTGCAGCAGAGCAAAGACAACGTGCTGACGGCGCAATCCACACTGCGGCTGCAGCAGGCGACCTACGCCCGGGTGCACACGCTGGTGCTCCACGGCATTCTCTCTGGGCAGGAAGACGATACGGCGCGCGCGGCGGTTGAGTCGGCGCAATCGAACCTGGAGGCGATGGAGAGCGCCGTGATGGGAGCGCAGGGAGCGTTGGCTCATGCGCAGGCACTGGCAGACTTCGAGCAGCTTCGATCGCCAATCGACGGGACGATCACCGCACGCAATGTCGAGGTAGGCAATCTGGTATCGGCCGTGGGAGCCGCACAGGGTCTGGCCGCTGTCCCCGCCAACTCCACCGGCGGCCCGCCCACGGGTGGCGCGCAGGGCGGCGAATTGTTCGATGTCGTGGACCTTGGCAGTCTCGAAGTGTTTGTCTCCGTGCCGGAGGAGGATGCGCCTTTCGTGCAGACCGGCCAGCCTGTGAATTTGACCTTTTCCGAGTTACCGGGACAGACATTCGCGGGTAAGGTGATCCGCAGCAGCGACTCTCTGAGCCAGCAGAGCCGGACACTGCTCGAAGAGGTGCAGGTGAACGATGTGCAGCACCGATTGCGGCCAGGCATGTTCGCTTCCGTGCAGATGCATTACAGGGCCCCGAACCGGGGCATCCTGATCTCCGGCGATAGCCTCCTTACGATGGCGCGCGGTCAGTTTGTGCCGGTGGTGGAGAACAACGTCATTCAGATGCGGCCGGTGAACGTTGGGCGGGATCTGGGTACCCAGGTATACGTCAATGCAGGATTGCAGGACGGCGACCTTGTCGTCGTGAACCCCAATGATGCCGTAAAGCAGGGTGTGCGCGTGAGCACGCGGCCCGCCCCTGTCGGCCAACTGGGCGTCAGTGCCGATCCCCGCGCGGGAGGGAAAAGTGGCAATCAGGGTAAACGGGATCAATAG
- a CDS encoding efflux RND transporter permease subunit yields the protein MWIVRFALQRPYTFVIVAVLIAIFGVSAILTTPTDILPDIDIPIVSVIWSYSGMDADDMSKRIVGVFERALPTSVNNIQYTESQSYSGVGVVKVHFQPGVQVDLAIAQVTALAQSIVHLMPSGIMPPYVLKYDASSVPIVQVSLGGKGLSQIDLYDLGQNFIRGQLATIKGAAVPLPYGGEQRSIMVDVEPTQLAANHLTASELSAAMNNQNLVTPSGTEKIGDREYTVGTNSSPGTIAELNDLPIRNVNGAVVQMKDVAWVHNGYQPQTSYVSENGQASALLTVIKSGASSTLTIVDQVKAALPRIKAGLPPALTLTPIFDQSVIVKASIRDVVQEAITAAFLTAMMMLVFLGSWRSTLIVSASIPLAALFAIEASSALGETISVMSLGGLALAVGMLVDDATVEIENTHRNLGIGKKKPLARAILDSAEQVAMPALISTMSICIVFVPVTLLSGSAKYIFTPLAVNVVLAMIASYGLSRTLVPTMMHFLLPKEVPLYQGQEKESPLSRSFIWLFHKSFDHGFDRFAEKYKGGLEWALEHRTTTLVAFAVVVLGSLALVPLIGQDFFPYVDSGQMEFHVRPPAGTRIETATEVFKRVNEEIRRVIPAEQLQMVVNNIGLPPGGINLTYSANDSTSNGDGDVMVLLAAKHRPTQEWMQILRHDFSEKFPEDTFFFEPADITNQTLNFGLPAPIDVQVRGKDAASTARIAVMLQEQIKDVPGAVDVFMQQQVNAPKLNIAVNRLKAQELALTARDVSDNVLLSLSGSGQVAPNFWLDPKTGVEYPVIVQVPQRRLHNLDSLEQTVVTAPPPGTSDQLLRNVSTMERQVSPLTVSHYNALPIMDVFANVQQRDLGGVASDVQKIVEKNSQHLPPGVEIVLSGQVQTMNTSFANLEVGIAAAVVFVYLLMAINFQSWTVPFIILMALPGAFAGIVWMLFLTQTTFNVPSLMGALMTIGVATANSILVVSFANESRGEGESSKDSKHAALIAGSTRLRPVCMTALAMIIGMLPMALSLGEGGEQNAPIGRAVIGGLLFATVGTLFMVPVMYSLMSKQAPVNWEKRLEDEIQGAHQ from the coding sequence ATGTGGATTGTTCGCTTTGCGCTGCAGAGACCTTACACCTTCGTTATCGTCGCGGTGTTAATCGCGATCTTCGGCGTCTCAGCTATCCTGACGACGCCGACGGACATCCTGCCGGACATTGATATCCCAATCGTGAGCGTTATCTGGAGCTACAGCGGGATGGATGCCGACGACATGTCCAAGCGCATCGTCGGAGTCTTCGAGCGGGCGCTGCCGACCTCAGTCAATAACATTCAGTACACCGAGTCGCAGTCCTATAGCGGCGTTGGAGTTGTCAAAGTCCATTTCCAGCCGGGCGTGCAGGTGGATCTCGCGATTGCGCAGGTCACGGCGCTGGCGCAGTCGATTGTGCACTTGATGCCGTCAGGGATCATGCCGCCGTATGTGCTCAAGTACGACGCTTCCAGCGTTCCCATCGTTCAGGTAAGTCTGGGCGGAAAGGGACTTTCGCAAATCGACCTTTACGACCTCGGCCAAAACTTTATTCGCGGGCAATTGGCGACCATCAAGGGCGCCGCAGTCCCGCTTCCTTATGGCGGCGAGCAACGATCCATCATGGTAGACGTGGAACCAACGCAGCTGGCGGCCAATCACCTGACTGCTTCGGAACTTTCCGCCGCAATGAATAATCAGAACCTGGTCACACCCTCCGGTACAGAGAAGATAGGCGACCGGGAGTACACGGTAGGGACCAACAGCAGCCCGGGCACGATCGCGGAGCTGAACGATCTGCCGATCCGGAATGTGAATGGCGCCGTGGTTCAGATGAAAGACGTGGCCTGGGTCCATAACGGATACCAGCCGCAGACGAGCTATGTGAGCGAGAACGGGCAGGCGTCGGCGCTGTTAACTGTCATCAAGAGCGGCGCTTCTTCGACGCTCACCATCGTGGATCAGGTGAAGGCTGCGCTTCCACGCATCAAAGCCGGGCTTCCGCCCGCGTTGACCCTGACGCCGATCTTCGATCAATCGGTGATTGTGAAGGCTTCGATCCGGGATGTGGTGCAGGAGGCGATAACAGCCGCGTTTCTCACCGCGATGATGATGCTCGTATTTCTGGGCAGTTGGCGAAGCACGCTGATTGTGAGCGCATCCATTCCACTGGCGGCATTGTTCGCGATCGAGGCGTCTTCGGCTCTCGGCGAAACGATCAGTGTCATGTCGCTGGGAGGATTGGCGCTGGCGGTGGGTATGCTGGTCGACGATGCGACGGTCGAGATCGAGAACACGCATCGCAATCTGGGGATCGGGAAAAAGAAGCCGCTCGCCAGGGCGATCCTGGATAGCGCCGAGCAGGTGGCGATGCCGGCGTTGATCTCGACCATGTCGATCTGCATCGTGTTCGTGCCGGTGACGCTGCTCTCCGGCTCGGCGAAGTACATCTTCACACCACTGGCGGTGAACGTAGTGCTGGCGATGATCGCCTCGTATGGGTTGTCGCGTACGCTGGTGCCCACGATGATGCATTTCCTTCTGCCGAAAGAAGTGCCGCTCTATCAGGGGCAGGAGAAGGAGTCGCCGCTGAGCCGAAGCTTCATCTGGCTGTTTCACAAAAGCTTTGACCACGGGTTCGACCGGTTCGCCGAGAAGTACAAGGGCGGACTGGAGTGGGCGTTGGAGCATCGGACGACGACGCTGGTTGCGTTCGCGGTGGTCGTGCTGGGTTCGCTCGCACTGGTTCCGTTGATCGGCCAGGACTTCTTCCCCTATGTGGATTCCGGGCAGATGGAGTTTCATGTGCGGCCACCAGCGGGCACGCGGATCGAAACGGCAACGGAGGTCTTCAAGCGGGTCAACGAGGAGATTCGGCGCGTGATCCCGGCGGAGCAGCTACAGATGGTGGTCAACAACATCGGGCTGCCACCAGGGGGCATAAACCTGACCTACTCGGCGAATGATTCAACGAGTAACGGGGATGGGGACGTGATGGTGCTGCTCGCAGCCAAGCACCGGCCGACGCAGGAATGGATGCAGATCCTGCGGCATGACTTCTCCGAGAAGTTTCCCGAAGACACATTTTTCTTCGAACCTGCCGACATCACGAATCAAACGCTGAACTTCGGGCTGCCCGCGCCGATCGATGTGCAGGTGCGCGGAAAAGACGCAGCATCCACGGCCCGGATCGCCGTCATGTTGCAGGAGCAGATCAAGGATGTTCCGGGTGCTGTGGACGTGTTCATGCAGCAGCAGGTGAATGCGCCCAAGTTGAATATCGCAGTGAACCGGCTCAAGGCTCAGGAACTCGCTCTCACGGCAAGGGACGTTTCCGATAACGTGCTGTTGTCGCTTTCGGGCAGCGGGCAGGTGGCGCCGAACTTCTGGCTCGATCCGAAGACGGGGGTTGAATATCCGGTGATCGTACAGGTGCCGCAGAGGCGCTTGCATAACCTGGATTCGCTGGAACAAACGGTCGTTACGGCTCCGCCGCCCGGCACCAGTGACCAGCTTCTACGCAATGTTTCCACGATGGAGCGGCAGGTTTCGCCGCTGACCGTTTCCCATTACAACGCGCTGCCCATTATGGACGTGTTCGCGAACGTGCAGCAGCGTGACCTGGGAGGGGTGGCCAGCGATGTGCAGAAGATTGTGGAGAAGAATTCACAACACCTGCCTCCTGGGGTGGAGATCGTTCTGAGCGGCCAGGTGCAAACGATGAATACATCCTTTGCGAACCTGGAGGTTGGGATCGCCGCGGCGGTGGTGTTTGTATATCTGCTGATGGCGATCAACTTTCAGTCATGGACCGTCCCGTTCATCATTCTGATGGCCCTTCCGGGAGCCTTTGCGGGCATTGTATGGATGTTGTTCCTCACGCAGACAACGTTCAACGTGCCCTCGCTGATGGGCGCTCTGATGACCATTGGCGTCGCAACCGCTAACAGCATCCTGGTGGTCAGCTTTGCGAACGAATCGCGCGGCGAGGGAGAGAGCAGCAAGGATTCAAAGCATGCGGCGCTGATCGCGGGCTCCACGCGGCTGCGACCGGTGTGCATGACTGCGCTGGCGATGATCATCGGCATGCTGCCGATGGCGCTTTCACTGGGCGAAGGCGGCGAGCAGAACGCACCCATCGGACGGGCCGTTATTGGTGGCCTCTTGTTCGCTACGGTGGGCACGTTGTTTATGGTGCCGGTGATGTATTCGCTGATGAGCAAGCAGGCCCCGGTGAACTGGGAGAAGCGCCTGGAGGATGAGATACAGGGAGCGCACCAATGA
- a CDS encoding cupin domain-containing protein produces the protein MNDHEEEKSLLDYPSRRSFLGLSSAAIATAAFAGLTANAQEKASTQKAEHDHSSSDPAQENRGLLALNPNSNTPPPTDHGDVGPLWYSFDLVKKRVEEGGWTHQITQRELPSSRDIAGVNMRLVAGGYREMHWHTADEWAYVLYGNARVTVMNPDGTMFIGDVTEGDLWIFPAGFPHSIQGLGPDGTEFLLVFNQGNFSEDGTMLLSEWVAHTPPEILAKNTGLEASDFDNTPGAPLYIFPGTVPPSLEEDKADIGGGQVASKYQYTFHMKSMAPTQEGKGGSVRIVDSRNFPVSKHIAAALVTVKPGGLRELHWHPNASEWQFWIAGKGRMTVFFPVDNARTMDFNANDVGYVPSNAPHYIENTGDTDLVFLETFAAEEFMDVSLNQWLRRVPSEMLKAHLNIDKAKAMKIPAEKLAVI, from the coding sequence ATGAACGATCACGAAGAGGAAAAGTCTCTACTTGACTATCCTTCACGGCGTAGTTTTCTCGGCCTGAGTTCGGCGGCCATCGCAACTGCTGCATTCGCTGGTCTGACTGCGAATGCTCAGGAGAAGGCGAGCACGCAGAAAGCAGAGCATGACCACTCGTCAAGCGATCCAGCGCAGGAGAACCGCGGCCTTCTCGCGTTGAATCCGAACTCGAACACTCCTCCGCCGACCGACCACGGCGACGTTGGCCCCCTCTGGTACTCCTTTGATCTAGTGAAGAAGCGTGTCGAAGAGGGCGGTTGGACGCATCAGATCACACAACGCGAATTGCCTTCGTCACGCGATATTGCAGGCGTCAATATGCGCCTGGTTGCAGGAGGCTACCGTGAGATGCACTGGCATACCGCCGATGAATGGGCCTATGTGCTCTACGGAAATGCACGTGTCACCGTGATGAATCCCGATGGGACGATGTTTATCGGAGACGTGACCGAAGGAGATCTTTGGATCTTTCCTGCCGGTTTTCCGCATTCGATTCAAGGCCTCGGTCCGGATGGTACGGAGTTCCTCCTGGTCTTCAATCAGGGCAACTTCTCAGAAGATGGCACGATGCTTCTCTCCGAATGGGTCGCTCATACCCCGCCAGAGATTCTGGCCAAGAACACGGGCCTCGAAGCCAGCGACTTCGACAACACGCCAGGCGCGCCGCTTTATATTTTCCCCGGCACGGTACCCCCTTCTTTAGAGGAGGATAAAGCTGATATCGGAGGCGGACAGGTCGCATCCAAATATCAGTACACCTTCCATATGAAGTCGATGGCGCCCACCCAGGAGGGCAAAGGCGGATCGGTACGGATTGTTGATTCGCGGAATTTCCCGGTGTCGAAGCACATCGCTGCTGCCCTGGTGACGGTCAAGCCCGGCGGTCTGCGTGAACTTCATTGGCACCCTAACGCTTCGGAGTGGCAGTTCTGGATCGCTGGCAAAGGCCGCATGACAGTGTTCTTTCCTGTCGACAATGCACGCACAATGGACTTCAACGCCAATGATGTAGGGTATGTTCCGTCCAACGCGCCGCATTACATCGAAAACACGGGAGACACCGATCTGGTGTTCCTCGAAACCTTTGCCGCTGAGGAGTTCATGGATGTTTCGCTGAACCAGTGGCTCAGGCGCGTACCGAGCGAGATGCTGAAAGCGCACCTGAACATAGACAAGGCTAAAGCCATGAAGATTCCTGCGGAGAAGCTAGCAGTTATCTAA
- a CDS encoding DinB family protein yields the protein MTYDDLRLLIDYNYWARDRVLDAVATITPEQFMRPMGNSFSSVRDTVAHICAAERIWITRLKGERPQGLQKPDRLPDVDAARKEWAELEGEMREQLARLGPEAVERTIEYQDLRGNDQSDTLWQMLQHVVNHGTYHRGQITTMLRQLDAAPPKSMDLIAFYRERDRKS from the coding sequence ATGACCTACGACGATCTCCGCCTCCTCATCGACTACAACTACTGGGCGCGCGACCGGGTGCTCGACGCCGTAGCTACGATCACGCCCGAGCAATTCATGCGCCCCATGGGCAACAGCTTCAGCTCGGTGCGCGACACCGTCGCGCATATCTGCGCCGCCGAGCGCATTTGGATCACACGTTTGAAGGGCGAAAGGCCGCAGGGACTTCAGAAACCGGACCGCCTTCCAGACGTCGACGCAGCCCGCAAGGAATGGGCCGAACTGGAAGGCGAGATGCGCGAACAACTCGCAAGATTAGGGCCGGAAGCTGTAGAGCGCACGATCGAGTATCAAGACCTTCGGGGTAACGACCAATCGGACACGCTCTGGCAAATGCTGCAGCACGTGGTCAATCACGGCACCTATCATCGCGGACAGATCACCACGATGCTGCGACAGCTGGACGCAGCGCCGCCAAAGTCCATGGATTTGATTGCCTTTTATCGCGAGCGAGATCGGAAGTCCTGA